A genomic window from Ziziphus jujuba mitochondrion, complete genome includes:
- the ccmFn gene encoding cytochrome c biogenesis FN, producing the protein MSIYELFHYSLFPGLFVAFTYNKKQPPAFGAAPGFWCILLSFLGLSFRHIPNNLSNYNVLTANAPFFYQISGTWSNHEGSILSWCRIPSFYGFLLCYRGRPQSHNVSKRGGHRETIYYSFVSNFVKNSILSLPRYEQKSGAAPQLYTPFVLRTLVDSELRSRRNRTFDGPALFYAPLYPERKMSFAPLGARRSRGSREGKRTHPLLHLARDDKERASSIDEQRIDGALGIALFFSSFLSASSDPFVRNFFVRTEPLAESNPVPQDPISAIHPPCIYAGDVASAMGFGLCRSKMMNGIVALHSPPMRKDAAEKNGTLLRSAGCVGSRITSELFTLKFKDVGAKCYPALLLRSNRSLLMLLRRRFFAFSSLWTGALVDTGREQAKRVVRNEKKDTTTSPLCWTAGANTVVSDQDQEPIRIWILTCRWFLTVGILPGSWWAHHELGRGGWWFRDPVENASFMPRVLATARIHSVILPLLHSWTSFLNIVTLPCCVSGTFSIRSGLLAPVHSFATDDTRGIFLWRFFLLMTGISMILFSQMKQQASVRRTYKKEMVVARSTLVHLRHSARAKPRPVMLWKN; encoded by the coding sequence ATGTCAATATATGAATTGTTTCATTATTCGTTATTTCCGGGTCTTTTCGTTGCATTCACTTACAACAAGAAACAACCACCAGCGTTTGGTGCAGCACCTGGATTTTGGTGCATTCTTCTTTCTTTCCTTGGTCTTTCGTTCCGTCATATTCCTAATAACTTATCCAATTACAACGTATTAACCGCTAATGCACCTTTCTTTTATCAAATCTCAGGGACATGGTCTAATCATGAGGGTAGTATTTTATCATGGTGTCGGATCCCAAGTTTTTATGGATTCCTTCTTTGTTACCGGGGTCGACCCCAAAGCCATAATGTATCAAAACGAGGAGGCCATAGAGAAACTATTTATTATTCCTTTGTCTCGAACTTCGTGAAGAACTCCATTCTATCTCTCCCTCGTTACGAACAAAAAAGTGGGGCTGCGCCCCAGTTGTACACTCCCTTCGTTCTACGAACCCTTGTTGATTCTGAACTTCGTTCGCGAAGGAACCGGACTTTTGACGGGCCAGCCCTTTTTTATGCGCCGCTTTACCCTGAGAGGAAAATGAGCTTTGCTCCTCTGGGCGCTAGGCGCTCCCGTGGTTCGCGAGAAGGAAAAAGGACTCATCCTTTGTTGCATCTGGCACGAGATGATAAAGAGAGAGCTTCGTCTATCGATGAACAGCGGATTGACGGAGCTCTTGGCATTGCTTTGTTTTTCTCTTCTTTCCTATCAGCGAGTTCCGATCCTTTTGTTCGAAATTTCTTCGTTCGTACCGAACCGCTTGCAGAATCAAATCCTGTTCCACAAGATCCTATATCAGCTATACATCCTCCTTGCATTTATGCCGGAGACGTCGCCAGTGCTATGGGCTTTGGCTTATGTAGATCCAAAATGATGAATGGGATTGTGGCACTCCACTCGCCGCCAATGCGGAAGGATGCCGCCGAAAAGAATGGAACGCTGCTTCGCTCTGCTGGATGCGTTGGATCCCGTATAACAAGCGAGCTTTTTACCCTCAAATTCAAAGATGTGGGTGCAAAATGCTATCCTGCTTTATTGTTGCGTAGCAATAGAAGCCTGCTCATGCTGCTTCGGCGGCGCTTTTTCGCCTTCTCTTCGCTCTGGACAGGAGCGCTAGTGGACACGGGGAGGGAGCAGGCGAAGCGTGTCGTTCGTAATGAAAAGAAAGATACCACTACTTCGCCTCTTTGTTGGACCGCCGGCGCGAACACAGTGGTCTCTGACCAAGACCAGGAACCAATTCGAATTTGGATCTTGACATGTCGGTGGTTTTTAACCGTAGGCATCTTGCCAGGAAGTTGGTGGGCTCATCATGAATTAGGTCGGGGTGGCTGGTGGTTTCGGGATCCCGTAGAAAATGCTTCTTTTATGCCTCGGGTATTAGCCACAGCTCGTATTCATTCAGTAATTCTACCCCTTCTTCATTCTTGGACCTCGTTTCTTAATATTGTGACTCTTCCATGCTGTGTCTCAGGAACCTTTTCAATACGGTCCGGATTGCTAGCTCCCGTTCATAGTTTTGCTACAGATGATACACGAGGAATCTTTTTATGGCGGTTCTTCCTTCTAATGACCGGCATATCTATGATTCTTTTCTCCCAGATGAAGCAGCAGGCATCGGTCCGTAGAACCTATAAAAAAGAGATGGTTGTGGCGCGAAGTACTCTTGTGCACCTACGTCACTCGGCTCGCGCGAAACCCCGCCCCGTTATGTTATGGAAGAATTGA